In the genome of candidate division KSB1 bacterium, the window CGGGTCGCCAGCCTACGATTTCAATGTACTGGTCCATCTCCTTACCGGTATCTACACGAACCTTCCGCTTGGAGCGGATATCTACGACGTAAAGTTCAGTCTGGGGAAGGGGCTTGCCCACCTTTCTCCAGCGCATCCACTCGACCTCTTCCTTCAGCCCAGTCCAGTGGACGATGGGTATTTGGGGCACTTTGCGGTAGTCGATCTTCGTTACGGCCAGCCAAAAGCTATCAGGCGACCACTTGGCGCCTTCCACATCCCATTCGAAGTCCTTGATTCCGTCGTTTGTAATTTGCACACTTCGGGTGTCGTGAGTGGAGCGCAACCTGAGGTTGTGCTCCTTTACGCCGGCAAACCACTGGCGGTCGGGCGATAGCACCTCCATGACAGGGGGCCAGTGCGCGAAAAGACCTTTCCGAACGACCTGGGGAACCAACCGGTTTTTATCCGCCTCGGACAGGGCAGGAGCCCGGGTGATCGAGTAAGTGTCGAGTTGAAGGATAAACTCCCTCTCTTTCACGGTGAACTGGACAGCCTTTTCATCGTCGTCCACGAAAGTGAATGCCTCAAACGGAAGTCCCTTGTACGGCGGCTCGTGCTCCAGCACAGAGGTGAGCGACTGACGCAATCGCTCAGTGTCGAACAAGGGCGTTTTGGTGTTGGCTTTCGGATCGACCTTGTATATAACAGTGTTTTCTGGTGCTCCCTCGGCATACCAGAAACTTGAGCCGTCAGCCATCCAATGAGGCTCGACAGAGCCCCCTTTGACGTAGGAGGGAAACTCCAGATATCGGTAGTACATCGCTTCCCGCTCGGATTGCGTTGTCTCCTTTGCATGAACCAGAGGCACATTAACCAAGAGGCAGATGACAACAATGATAAATCTCTTTACATGTTGATTAGACATAACTCCACCTTCTGTTTTGTGATTTTGCGGACAAGCAGCACACACAAATGAGGCCTACCTATTTATTCCTAATCTTAATATAAAAAACAAATTCATCTACTTATTTCAAATTAGGATGAATAAACCTTCACTTGATGGCGAAGTAGCGTTTGGGCTTGGCGTTTTCGGCCTTGTACACCGCACCCATCCCACCTTCGCCGAGTTTGTCCAGAATTTTGTAATGAGATATAGTTTGTCCGATCATTATATGGTTATCACAAGATAGTGTTTGATTTTAGTCAGGAGATATTTATGATATTGCATATTACTATTTGAAAAGTCCAAAAGCAATGATTTTCTTGAGTTTACTAATTTTTTCCTTGAGTGTCAGAATTTCTCAGATTCAGGTTGTTGCAGCTTTTTATTTCCATCAAAACCCCTTCCCAGTGGTGTTTTAGGGGCTTAAAATCAACGATCTATTAATTAGCCACCTCAGATAAGGGTTATATGGAGATCAAGCTAAATTGGTAGAATTAAAAGAAAATAAATTAAGCACAAAAAATTAAACTAGTTTAACTTTTAAGCACGAAAGTAAATTAAAGAAAAAGACTTAAGGAGGGGTAAAACTAGTATTACTTAATGTTATAAAATCTAACTTATGCCAAGCGTTGTTTGAGGCTATTTATTTACTATTAAAGCCCTTAATTAGTGCCGCTAAGTGGTGTTTTTACGGGCATATAACAACGATCTTTTATTATATGGCATATATACTATGGGGTTTCCGAGATCGTTGTTTTTAGGTGTGTTTTACATGGTTGTATGATTTTATTGAGCTTGATATGCATATTCCATTTTATTGTGCTTTCTTTGGTTGCCAGTCTTGAAATTTCTTGTTATCGAGGACGTGCTGAACTCGGTCAATAAAAATATCATCAATCTTTCTCTTTTCAATAGCATGAAATATACTACCACTGGCCACACCTTTTTCCCAGGCTGCTGTTGAGATTCTAATTGGTTTCATTGTTTTTTCCATTTTTACACTGTTCTTTGTTAAAGTTAAGGAGCTATTACCAGTAAAATATTTATGTAGTTTATAATTATGATAATTTTATTATTTGAGGGAAGTAATAAATATATAATCAAATTATCTCTAGACATTCAAGGATATTCCAGACAATATGATCTATTGCAAGAAAATAATATGATGTGAAAAACAAAAAAGGGGAGCCAAGAAGTGATACCCATACTATGAATAATCTACCCCCTTAGTTTTATCGTAAGGAAAAGCCCAAATGATCACAGATAATTTCTTTAAATAAATCGTGACTAGAGAAGAAATTACTTAATAGCTGGTGTTTGTAGTAATACAGTTTTAAAAGTGGAAACAATATTAGAAAAGGCGGATGAAGAAATATTCCTACCAGGTCAGATAGTTCAAGAAAATAAAAAAGAGGACAAACAAGCAAATTGCCACGGATTTAGGGGGAGTTACCATGCACAAAGCTACTTGTTTGTCCCCAATTCAATATAATAATCAACAATCATATGTCAAGCAAAAATACGGGCACAGCGCAAAGCAGGTGAATTATTAAAAACTTCAAACAAAGCTAAAATCAATATGCCGGTCACAAGCAAGTACCGGCAAAAACACTTAAAGAAATTGGATATTACAAAAAATGAATCTTCTATATGGCAAACAACTTCTCTTCTTGAGTTCCTGAGATACAAGCCTAATCATTTTTTCCTCTTCTTCGGACACCTGATTGTCGGAAATCGCCACGCCCAGTTCTCTGCTCGCCAGATAAATCACGTATCTCTCAATCACATCATCATTGAGGTTGTCCGTCATAAAATTCACTTTTAATATTCCTAGTAAACTTTTAGTAAAATATTATTCCTCTGTATTAATAGCCGCACTTAAAGATTAAAAAGTAACAAGTTTGTATTTTTACAAATAAAAATCCTAACTCACATCCTTCAATTAATTAAGAAAAATCACCATCCATTCCGAAAATTAGATGATAGTTGTTTTCAATTAAAGTCTAAGGGTGATAAAAATGCTTATCCGAATCATTACAGTCTTATTGATATTTAACAGTATCTCTTTAGCTGCTGGTCTGAAAGAAATAGACAAAAACCATCACAGCTCCATTGGCTTGTCCATAGAATTATTCGGAGAACCTTTTCTGAAAACCAATGCAATATCATACAATCCTATGGATTTTAGTCAGGATTTGGGTATTTCAAGGAGTCACTATAAATCTCCACCCAAAGGGATGTTTTTATCTTTACTGATACCTGGTTCAGGTGAGTTTTATGCCGGTTCGAAATTAAAAGGATTATTATTTATTGGGGTCGAAGTGGGTGCCTGGGTTGCGTTCGCTTATTCGCAAAAAATGGGAACAGATTTTGAGAAAATATATATTCAATTAGCCGATAACAACTGGAGTAGGGCAAGATGGGATACCTGGTGGCAGTCATTATCTTCGCAAGATCAAGGCAGTTTTCTAGGTATTCAATTACCTGCAACTAAAAACCGGGATTACTACGAAGCGATTGGAATTTATGAGAAATTCAATGCTGGTTGGAAAGATGCAGAATGGAATATAGGCGAACCTAATATCGTATTTTCATCCCGGAGAACTTCTTATATGAGTTGGCGTGAAGCAAGCAATAGCTGGCTCAAATGGTCAACAGTGGCAACTTCCATTGTTATGGCAAATCACCTATTAAGCGCACTTGATGCCGCCTGGTCTGTTTTCCGATATAACAAAAATGTAAAACCAGCCGTTAAAGTTAAATATGTATTTGCTAATCCAAAGCCTCAACTGCTGGTTGGTATTCAAGTAGAATTATAAGAAAAAAGCACCATCGCAATAAACAATTGGCCATCTTCGTTTTTCCGACCCCCGCATAAAATGATTGGTAGCCCCCCCCCGAAAACCCTCATTATTTGGACTATGCAAGACAGGAGATGGAGCGCCGGTGGCGTAATCGGGTTGATCTTGGGACAGGAATAATTTCCCGGTGGCATCCCAGACTATCCAATATTATTGTTCCGGAAATATCTGCTAGTTGAGAAATCCAAAATCAATGATTTTCTTGACTATATTTGGATGGATAGAATAAAATGATTCTAGTGATTGATCTTCGAAGCTTTAATCGATCACTCCTGAGCCACCAAATCCTCACCAGAGCTTATGAGAAGCTCAACCAGAGGTTTTCTATATTCGGATGAGGAGTATTATCAAACTATCAAGGCCGACCAAAAATCGAAAACATGAGTGCCAAAAAGATTACCTGGATAACCCATCCGATAAGACAAACACCTACCGCACGCAAGGTACTGTTGTAATCGAGAGCTTGCCGAACGGCAATAATCATCGCTACTAACATCCAAACTGATGCAACGGTGGAAACGAACCAATAAAGCCCGGGAATAATTCCTAATATCCGTATCACACCCGGTGAACTCGAAAAGCCAATTGTACGCAAAAGCTCGCCATGATCAGCAGAAGTCTGAGGTTCAGGTAGAAGTTTCGTGCCAATAATGTAAGTAATAAAGGCCCAGACATACCAGCCGATTAACGCTGAGATGGTTCCGAAAATAACTCCACTAATCCCTGTAATACTAAAGGAAGCAATTCCAGCAGCAATGCTGGATAATACAACCACCCCCATCGCCTGTCCCATTGCACTTTTGTCTGCCTCTACTTCTTCGTACAGGTTTACATCTAACTTTGCAGCCCGAATCATTCGATCTTGAAAAATCGACATTGTAACTCCTTATCCTAAAAAGTTATTCTATAGTTTTCCATATATCAATCTAAGTTATAATGTTTTACCTTGGCTCACAAGTGAAATTTCCCCACTGCTTGTAATTGATACTCAGCCATTTTTTAAATCTTCTTCCTTTATACACAAGTTCTCTATCCAAATATGGCCAAGCGGATTATTGTCAAACCGTTTATAAAACGCCGACATAAAGGTTCTTGAGAAACGATATTCGCTTCTTGAGTTCTGAGTTTACAAGCCTGCCCATCATTTTTTCCTCTTCCTCGTCGGAAACCGCCTCGCCCAGTTCTCTGCTCGCCAGATAAATTGCGTAGCGCTCAATTACATCTTCATTGAGGTTGTCCATCATAAAATTTGCTACCGTTTTTAATATTCTAATCTGTCGCACTTATTACTTGAAACTACCTATTTAGAAAGTATGACATTTTATTATTTATAATTCTAACAACAACACCGCCGACCTTACTGTCAAGGTTCACCCCTAGTAAACTTTTGGAAAAATATTAGTCCTCTGTATTAATAGCCGAACCTAAAGACTAAAAAGTAACAAAGTTTTATTTTTTCCCCTAAAGGAGTTAATTCCAACGGCTCACTTTGCTAATTCTGAGCCGTTCACCGAAAATAACGCTGGCATCTGCCGTTTGAAACCGCATTGGATCAGCTATGAAACTGAGAGACAGCGGCTTCCATAGCAACATTCATCCAATAGCGGCATAATTTTTTTTATTTATTTATTTCTTTTCTGGTCGATAATACGACTAGGTGAAAAATAATTTGTATTTAAAGAAAGTGAACCTGAAATACGATAAGTAATATTGGGAGAAGTTAATTAACGGGTTTATTCCTCGGAGGGAGGAATTTAAACCCCATAAAATAAAGCACTGCCCAAACCTAGACGAATGGACAGTGCTCGTAATTAGAAAACAATCGAGGTGTTTTCCAATGTCAAAAAAGAAAGCAAATACCCGGCCAATTAATGAAATTGTGATTTTGATGTTACTTTGGTTTAGTATTTTCATCCTTACATATGCTATGACTGCTGAACTTTTCTTAAAAAGCCAACAAACAAGCCAAGTTTGGACTTTAGTTTCAAACATATGGACTCATCTTTTGCGGAACATATTGCAGGTTAAAAACAATAAACGGCAATAAATACCTGGTTTTTTTCTTATCATGTTTAACAAAAATTACTTGTCCTTTTATTTGTATTTTGTGTTTTTTAACTACAATTAAAACTCAAATTACACCTTACGCTGTTTCTCCATTTCTTCAACTCGCCACTCCTCCAAACCATTCTTCAAAATCCGAAACTTTTCAAAAAAAACATCCGCTTCATACGGGCTCAACTCAATAAAATGAAACGTGCTCGCCATCTCGTACCCAAGCGTTTCCACATCCCAGAAGAACTCCCACACCTTGCCAACACCCAAATTTTAGATATATGTCCGTTGGTGGCTTTCATATTCGATTTTTCAATTGACTTCCATAAACCACAATGTTAAATTAAACACACAATACAATCCAAAAACTCTTGTTAATCTTTTTTTGGGGCTATACAATGGAAGCTTCCAATTGGCATGATTATTTGGGGGTAGGGCTACGATTCCTCAAAAAAGTAATTCTTTTTTTCTAGCAAGACTCTAAACCCGGATTTTCCAAAGCTTCGATTTAAGCTCTGAAGGGGCTTATCCTTAATTCCAGTCATTAGAATATAGAAAACCTCTGGTTG includes:
- a CDS encoding YIP1 family protein yields the protein MSIFQDRMIRAAKLDVNLYEEVEADKSAMGQAMGVVVLSSIAAGIASFSITGISGVIFGTISALIGWYVWAFITYIIGTKLLPEPQTSADHGELLRTIGFSSSPGVIRILGIIPGLYWFVSTVASVWMLVAMIIAVRQALDYNSTLRAVGVCLIGWVIQVIFLALMFSIFGRP